One region of Bdellovibrio bacteriovorus genomic DNA includes:
- a CDS encoding signal peptidase II has translation MKKREWLIVILPLLATWLVDRVTKIWATGITQLKSFGPVHFVLHHNHGAMLGLFSDLPSVLRIVSLSTGGAFLLCTYALIQYLLPIKSLTLRSGLSILIGGIIGNVTDRIIWGYVVDFIVLGTPSLSSPAFNLADALQWLGYALIVYAIIREGELLWPENNVRKQYWVNMPFQLKYCFILMAVGLSLTLICLVFSYTYMRVTIQELVGNNAFLLNKFLVPYVITFIIICIAFCAILFAVGRLISHRIAGPLYAFERFLKTSLEGTSSPLKLRAGDEFKHLEELAEQINERLNQIKKERTVNVIEYKEDEN, from the coding sequence ATGAAAAAACGCGAATGGCTTATAGTGATTCTTCCTTTGCTCGCAACCTGGCTCGTGGACCGTGTCACGAAAATCTGGGCGACAGGAATCACGCAGCTAAAATCTTTTGGTCCGGTTCACTTTGTTTTGCATCACAATCACGGCGCGATGCTGGGATTGTTTTCAGATTTACCGTCAGTACTAAGAATCGTGTCTCTTTCTACGGGTGGAGCTTTCCTTCTTTGCACCTATGCTTTGATTCAATACCTTCTGCCGATCAAATCCTTAACTTTGCGAAGCGGTCTTTCTATTCTTATTGGCGGGATCATTGGCAACGTGACCGATCGGATTATCTGGGGTTATGTCGTGGATTTCATTGTCCTGGGCACGCCTTCTCTTTCCAGCCCGGCTTTCAACTTAGCGGATGCATTGCAATGGCTGGGTTATGCGCTGATCGTATATGCGATCATTCGCGAGGGTGAACTTCTGTGGCCCGAAAACAATGTTCGTAAGCAATACTGGGTGAACATGCCATTTCAGTTGAAGTACTGCTTCATTCTGATGGCCGTTGGTCTAAGCCTGACTTTGATTTGCTTGGTGTTTTCGTACACGTATATGCGAGTGACGATTCAAGAGCTGGTGGGGAATAACGCTTTCTTATTGAATAAGTTTCTGGTTCCTTACGTCATCACTTTTATAATTATCTGTATCGCCTTTTGCGCGATATTGTTTGCGGTGGGACGTTTGATCTCTCATCGAATCGCCGGCCCACTCTATGCCTTTGAGCGTTTTTTAAAGACTTCTTTGGAAGGAACATCGTCGCCTCTTAAACTTCGAGCCGGAGATGAGTTTAAACATCTGGAAGAACTGGCCGAACAAATCAATGAGCGGCTAAATCAAATTAAAAAAGAGCGCACCGTCAACGTCATCGAATACAAAGAAGATGAAAACTAA
- a CDS encoding methyl-accepting chemotaxis protein, giving the protein MKKRSLNFKLAFVMAILVLGSLTIAGIGLSRMEGINLSLKSIVEEKSVRVSLVKDIKALFYLQMMNEKNLILEDSPEAMETAWGLMQKRHEEMLKKIDSLHAISTETGKKEMEQFKENYLTWWNTTAEVKNHSTKGDDKAALEMTQKKGAPLRKFGEEIINSTVERNEKRMEEEAAMAQSNYEHARMLMILVSAFAILLGTGLAGFVLVSLGRAINSVIENLSSASMQVSGAAQQIASSSEQLSQASTEQASSLEETVATIEELSSMVKVNSNNAAEAASLSNETSSIATRGEQEIRTLVGSMSGISQDSKKIAEIINVIDDIAFQTNLLALNAAVEAARAGEQGKGFAVVAEAVRTLAQRSSLAAKDITDLIKASVERIEVGSEQAERSGVVLSEIVNAVKKVTQLNNEIAAASTEQSNGIAQISKAMNQLDQVTQINAGTSEEAAAAAEELSAQADSMTQVIGTLVETIKGEQKVAASPVPPPVKASKARSSAAVQKTVAKTNEDLLPLNDVA; this is encoded by the coding sequence ATGAAAAAAAGAAGTCTCAACTTTAAGTTGGCCTTTGTGATGGCCATTCTTGTTCTTGGTTCATTAACTATCGCAGGTATTGGTCTTAGTCGTATGGAAGGCATTAATCTGTCTTTAAAATCCATTGTCGAAGAAAAAAGCGTGCGCGTTTCTTTAGTTAAAGACATTAAAGCGTTGTTCTATCTGCAAATGATGAATGAAAAGAATTTGATTTTAGAAGATTCCCCAGAGGCTATGGAAACAGCCTGGGGATTGATGCAGAAACGTCATGAAGAAATGCTTAAAAAAATTGATTCTCTGCATGCCATTTCAACCGAAACTGGAAAAAAAGAGATGGAGCAATTCAAAGAAAACTATCTGACATGGTGGAATACAACGGCGGAGGTAAAAAATCACTCTACTAAAGGTGACGATAAGGCTGCTTTAGAGATGACTCAAAAAAAGGGCGCTCCGCTTAGAAAGTTCGGTGAAGAAATCATCAATTCGACGGTAGAGCGCAATGAAAAGCGCATGGAAGAAGAAGCCGCAATGGCGCAAAGCAATTACGAACACGCTCGTATGCTGATGATCTTGGTGAGTGCGTTCGCTATTCTTTTAGGGACAGGTTTGGCAGGTTTTGTCCTGGTCTCACTTGGAAGAGCGATTAATTCTGTCATCGAAAATCTTTCAAGCGCTTCCATGCAAGTTTCGGGAGCGGCTCAACAGATCGCATCTTCCTCTGAACAATTATCGCAGGCTTCCACTGAACAAGCCTCTTCGCTAGAGGAAACAGTGGCGACCATCGAAGAGCTTTCTTCTATGGTGAAGGTCAACTCCAACAACGCGGCGGAAGCAGCGTCTTTGTCGAATGAGACAAGTTCCATTGCCACTCGGGGCGAACAGGAAATCCGCACTCTAGTAGGTTCGATGTCGGGCATCTCCCAAGACTCTAAGAAAATTGCTGAGATCATCAACGTGATTGATGATATTGCCTTCCAAACAAATCTATTAGCCCTTAATGCGGCCGTGGAAGCGGCTCGAGCGGGTGAACAGGGTAAAGGTTTTGCGGTCGTGGCGGAAGCGGTAAGAACTTTAGCGCAAAGAAGTTCATTGGCAGCCAAAGATATTACGGATCTTATTAAAGCCTCTGTCGAACGTATTGAAGTGGGCAGTGAGCAAGCTGAACGCAGTGGTGTTGTTCTTAGTGAAATCGTAAATGCAGTGAAGAAGGTGACTCAATTAAACAATGAGATCGCGGCGGCAAGTACAGAGCAAAGCAATGGTATTGCCCAGATTAGCAAAGCAATGAATCAGTTAGATCAGGTAACCCAAATCAATGCCGGGACATCAGAAGAGGCGGCCGCAGCGGCAGAGGAGCTTTCCGCGCAAGCTGATAGCATGACTCAGGTAATTGGTACATTGGTAGAAACAATCAAAGGGGAGCAGAAGGTTGCGGCATCGCCGGTGCCTCCTCCGGTAAAGGCGTCGAAAGCCCGTTCATCTGCAGCCGTACAAAAAACGGTCGCAAAGACGAACGAAGACTTACTGCCCTTGAATGATGTGGCTTAA
- a CDS encoding exonuclease domain-containing protein, with the protein MNLDLPLNEYTFVAFDTETSGAYPVGHDIVEFGAVKWYKGEEIGRLQFLIKPRELMTDFIIGIHGITNEMVADAPPMSEKIREIHDFIKGTIVMAHHAPFDMGFLAADFEKNHLPLPSEPALCTSLLSRKWIHGVENHKLQTLVKHLTIDGGQAHRAYDDAKSCLYVALACFQKMNENVTLAEVIKSQAKNLWWRDYSLAALNEPKFQFIKEAILAKRDIDMVYMGGSAKGEVRRITPIGIVRNPDGDYLQAFCHNEKTAKRYYLNRINDVAVVYA; encoded by the coding sequence ATGAATTTAGATCTTCCTTTGAATGAATATACCTTTGTCGCTTTTGATACCGAGACCAGCGGAGCTTATCCGGTGGGACATGACATCGTCGAATTCGGCGCGGTGAAATGGTATAAAGGGGAAGAAATTGGGCGGCTGCAATTTCTAATTAAGCCGCGTGAGTTAATGACCGATTTCATCATTGGTATTCACGGCATCACAAACGAGATGGTCGCCGATGCGCCACCGATGTCAGAAAAAATTCGCGAGATTCATGACTTTATCAAAGGGACGATTGTGATGGCTCACCACGCCCCGTTTGACATGGGATTCTTGGCGGCAGACTTCGAGAAAAATCATTTGCCGTTACCTTCCGAGCCGGCGTTGTGCACAAGTCTTCTTTCGCGTAAGTGGATACATGGAGTTGAAAATCACAAACTCCAAACATTAGTGAAGCATTTAACCATCGATGGCGGCCAGGCACATCGCGCTTATGATGATGCGAAGTCTTGTCTTTATGTCGCGTTAGCTTGTTTTCAAAAGATGAACGAAAATGTCACACTGGCTGAAGTGATCAAAAGCCAAGCGAAGAATCTTTGGTGGCGTGATTATTCGTTAGCTGCGCTGAATGAACCAAAGTTTCAATTTATCAAAGAGGCCATTTTGGCTAAACGAGATATCGACATGGTTTATATGGGAGGCTCTGCAAAAGGGGAAGTTCGCCGAATCACTCCTATCGGTATTGTAAGAAATCCGGACGGGGATTACTTGCAAGCCTTTTGTCACAACGAAAAAACAGCCAAGCGGTATTACCTAAATCGCATCAATGACGTCGCTGTCGTCTACGCTTAA
- a CDS encoding TorF family putative porin, with protein sequence MSSWTAQAADGTSPTFDLSGDINLLSHYVENGLSQSDKSPALQGSFWFHFGSQFRLGIWGSNTNFENSDDHFNLRLLGDIKVSFSQNTNLIISYAQSQYYNGGDRNGNIIGVRLNSFDYRIMYSSFSNWEGTDENSKRYAFGKFFNVFNGWKWDNEIGYNTPNVDEINPYFDARTGLGTKWGVIFFEGALTGTSESSQFNGAGDFFFILSASTEL encoded by the coding sequence ATGAGTTCGTGGACAGCTCAAGCCGCCGACGGGACATCGCCGACGTTTGATCTATCTGGTGACATCAACCTGCTATCTCATTACGTAGAAAACGGTTTATCCCAGTCCGATAAATCGCCTGCCTTGCAGGGTTCATTTTGGTTTCACTTTGGCTCTCAATTTCGTTTAGGAATTTGGGGTTCGAATACCAATTTTGAAAATAGTGATGATCACTTTAATTTAAGACTTCTTGGCGACATCAAAGTCTCTTTTTCTCAGAACACAAACCTGATCATCAGCTATGCCCAAAGCCAGTACTATAACGGTGGCGATCGCAATGGAAACATCATTGGTGTGCGTCTGAACTCATTCGATTATCGCATTATGTACAGCAGTTTTAGTAACTGGGAAGGCACTGACGAGAATTCAAAACGCTATGCCTTTGGAAAGTTCTTCAATGTTTTCAATGGTTGGAAGTGGGATAACGAGATTGGTTACAACACTCCCAATGTTGATGAAATTAATCCTTATTTTGATGCACGGACGGGGCTGGGAACAAAGTGGGGAGTGATCTTTTTTGAAGGAGCCCTCACTGGAACCAGTGAAAGCTCCCAATTTAATGGTGCCGGAGATTTCTTCTTTATTCTGTCGGCGTCGACGGAGTTGTAA
- a CDS encoding flagellar motor protein MotB produces MAEKKQTIVIKKIIVSGGGHHGGSWKVALADFMTALMAFFLVMWLLGQSEETKKAVSDYFSTPSVIEYNFQNFGAEITLEKLFLDILNEPLKAFQSFMEPADQTPNLLDMGSTKVVAAYLADQMNDVAKNVQVTPEGYDFDIPDYMLFERGTSTPNASFVKVMDKIKGITTGLKDADIKLTSGLFVQAVADGNVMTANKVAAERFDIVRNKILASLETNTVSVTGGISVKEKRGEIDPAKLVGFIRVKIAQKEITSDGRKPRKLETLFGPSRVDMSVYDNFVNQISNRKKEQEAPKNLKEQVDQELNEAAGITTPSTPTE; encoded by the coding sequence ATGGCAGAAAAAAAGCAAACCATTGTTATCAAAAAGATCATTGTTTCAGGAGGCGGCCATCACGGCGGTTCCTGGAAGGTGGCTTTGGCCGACTTCATGACGGCCCTCATGGCGTTCTTCCTGGTGATGTGGCTTTTAGGTCAATCCGAAGAAACGAAAAAAGCCGTTTCAGATTATTTCTCTACACCGTCTGTGATTGAATACAATTTCCAGAACTTCGGTGCCGAGATCACTCTAGAAAAACTATTCTTGGATATTTTGAATGAACCTTTGAAGGCATTCCAAAGCTTTATGGAACCTGCCGATCAAACTCCAAATCTTTTGGATATGGGTTCAACAAAAGTGGTGGCGGCTTATTTGGCAGACCAGATGAATGATGTTGCCAAAAACGTGCAAGTCACTCCGGAAGGTTATGACTTTGATATTCCTGACTACATGCTTTTTGAAAGAGGCACGTCGACTCCAAATGCAAGTTTTGTCAAAGTCATGGATAAGATCAAAGGCATTACAACGGGCTTGAAAGACGCAGATATTAAATTAACGTCCGGATTGTTTGTGCAAGCGGTGGCCGATGGCAACGTGATGACGGCAAACAAAGTGGCGGCAGAAAGATTTGATATTGTTCGCAACAAGATCCTAGCTTCTTTGGAAACAAACACAGTGTCTGTCACCGGCGGAATCAGTGTGAAGGAAAAAAGAGGCGAGATCGATCCGGCGAAGCTTGTGGGTTTCATTCGCGTGAAGATCGCGCAGAAAGAAATCACTTCGGACGGTCGTAAACCGCGTAAGCTAGAAACTTTGTTTGGTCCTTCACGTGTGGATATGTCTGTGTATGACAACTTCGTGAATCAGATCAGCAACCGTAAAAAAGAACAAGAAGCTCCGAAAAACTTGAAAGAACAAGTGGATCAAGAGCTGAACGAAGCCGCGGGAATTACAACTCCGTCGACGCCGACAGAATAA
- the motA gene encoding flagellar motor stator protein MotA has product MGFVGIIVVFVMVFGGFIIAGGHMSVILKAAPIEMMIIGGAALGAYIIANPMKIIKSGIKLSIKAMTAKGPQKQDYVELLQMMFQLFQAFRKEGPQGIEKHIEEPEKSDIFKAYPSFMHNHHAVHFLCDTMKITLSAEMSPYDVDDLLDADIKAIHHEEHMAAHAVQTVADGFPGLGIVAAVLGIVKTMAHLTEGVEKIGSLVAGALVGTMLGVFCAYGLIAPTASKMGADIEAEGRYLACIKAAMIALQRGAPPIVCVEYARRTIMPEERPSFDEVDKATKEIKKAA; this is encoded by the coding sequence ATGGGATTTGTAGGTATCATAGTCGTATTCGTGATGGTGTTCGGGGGCTTCATTATAGCCGGCGGTCACATGTCCGTTATCTTGAAAGCAGCGCCTATCGAAATGATGATTATCGGGGGAGCCGCACTCGGTGCGTATATTATTGCGAACCCGATGAAAATTATTAAATCTGGTATCAAATTGAGTATCAAGGCGATGACGGCAAAAGGTCCTCAGAAGCAGGATTATGTCGAATTGTTGCAGATGATGTTCCAACTTTTCCAAGCGTTCAGAAAAGAAGGTCCGCAAGGAATTGAAAAACACATCGAGGAACCAGAGAAGAGTGACATCTTCAAAGCTTACCCAAGCTTCATGCACAATCACCACGCGGTTCACTTTCTGTGTGACACGATGAAAATCACATTGTCAGCAGAGATGTCTCCGTATGATGTGGATGATCTTCTTGATGCCGATATTAAAGCGATCCACCACGAAGAACACATGGCCGCGCACGCGGTGCAAACAGTCGCCGACGGTTTCCCTGGATTGGGTATCGTTGCCGCCGTTCTGGGTATCGTAAAAACCATGGCCCACTTAACTGAAGGGGTTGAAAAGATCGGTTCCTTGGTTGCCGGCGCCCTGGTTGGAACCATGTTAGGGGTTTTCTGTGCCTACGGTTTGATTGCTCCAACAGCATCAAAAATGGGTGCGGATATCGAAGCAGAAGGTCGTTACCTTGCTTGTATCAAAGCCGCGATGATTGCTTTGCAAAGAGGTGCGCCTCCTATCGTGTGTGTTGAGTACGCTCGCCGTACAATCATGCCTGAAGAGCGTCCTTCATTCGACGAAGTTGATAAAGCGACTAAAGAAATTAAGAAGGCAGCGTAA
- a CDS encoding protein-disulfide reductase DsbD family protein has translation MKRSLKYILAFTLLLLTSPWSWAQLNTNDTDPLLVETKVIPFEWNPGQGGTLEIKMKLPPGYHAYDDQFKVVILEPDGFQVAPLNVAPLKKWFDKFSKKERLGIENEATLQAHIEAPNRFLKKHDKMKLELTYQACSDQFCLFPTTKLIEVPITVTVVEGSPQIVEQETTPAMTSPSFFDSGSFQKLLGASMFTGLLFVFLAGVFTSFTPCIFPMIPITLAVLGNHANERTRLQNFITACVYVLGIATTYSVLGLVAASTGGVFGATLGNPYVLAVICTIFLAMALSMYGLYEIQVPAAIRNRFGAGQQKKGLGGAYLTGLFAGIVASPCVGPVLVAILTYVASTQNKVMGFLFLFTYAVGLGLIFIAMGVFTELSRALPRSGPWMNAFKFILGTLMLSAFYYYLELLLPERWFDLALGVGLIILASVYGAFLAADQVAAPLNKIRKGLMQAVLLVGVGYIALAAFELRPYIRGRIMANDSLNQIQKLQWQVYSEDLLAEAAKNGKPVIIDFWAEWCAACHELEEHTFSDARVRAMGQNFVFLKFDATKDSDKLRELKKKYNIQGLPTVIFINPNGVWIDALTLTMFEKPDAFLKRMEKAAQ, from the coding sequence ATGAAACGCAGCCTGAAGTACATTTTAGCATTCACACTTTTACTTCTGACGAGTCCTTGGTCTTGGGCGCAGCTCAACACCAACGACACCGATCCTCTTCTTGTAGAAACGAAAGTAATTCCTTTTGAGTGGAACCCCGGCCAGGGTGGAACTCTTGAAATTAAAATGAAACTTCCACCGGGTTATCACGCCTACGACGATCAATTCAAAGTCGTTATCTTGGAGCCCGATGGATTTCAGGTGGCGCCACTGAATGTTGCACCCTTAAAAAAATGGTTCGATAAGTTTTCAAAAAAGGAGCGCTTGGGAATTGAAAATGAGGCGACTCTGCAAGCGCATATTGAAGCTCCCAACCGGTTCTTGAAAAAACATGACAAGATGAAGCTTGAGCTGACTTATCAAGCTTGCTCTGACCAATTTTGTCTTTTCCCTACAACGAAGTTGATTGAAGTTCCTATCACAGTCACGGTTGTCGAAGGCTCACCGCAAATCGTTGAACAAGAAACCACACCGGCCATGACCTCCCCTTCTTTCTTCGACTCTGGAAGTTTTCAAAAACTTCTGGGCGCCAGCATGTTCACCGGACTTCTGTTTGTTTTCTTGGCGGGAGTCTTCACAAGCTTCACACCTTGTATCTTCCCGATGATTCCTATCACCTTGGCCGTGTTAGGAAATCACGCGAATGAAAGAACACGTCTGCAAAACTTTATCACGGCGTGTGTATATGTTTTGGGTATTGCCACGACTTATTCTGTCTTAGGCCTTGTAGCGGCTTCTACCGGCGGCGTTTTTGGCGCGACCTTAGGAAATCCCTATGTCCTTGCCGTGATCTGCACCATTTTCCTGGCGATGGCCTTAAGCATGTACGGACTTTATGAGATCCAAGTGCCTGCTGCAATTCGCAATCGCTTCGGAGCTGGTCAGCAGAAAAAAGGTTTGGGCGGCGCTTATCTAACCGGGTTGTTTGCAGGCATCGTGGCCAGCCCTTGCGTCGGTCCTGTGCTTGTTGCAATTTTAACTTACGTCGCGTCTACGCAAAACAAAGTGATGGGTTTTCTTTTCCTATTCACTTACGCCGTCGGCTTGGGATTGATCTTTATCGCGATGGGAGTATTTACCGAGCTTAGTCGAGCCCTTCCCCGCTCAGGTCCTTGGATGAATGCTTTTAAATTCATTCTTGGCACTTTAATGTTGAGTGCCTTCTATTATTACTTAGAACTTCTTCTGCCAGAGCGTTGGTTTGATCTGGCTTTGGGTGTGGGTTTAATTATATTGGCAAGCGTTTACGGTGCTTTCTTGGCGGCGGATCAGGTGGCCGCGCCTTTAAATAAAATCCGCAAAGGACTGATGCAAGCCGTGCTTCTTGTAGGTGTGGGTTACATCGCATTAGCAGCTTTTGAACTTCGTCCTTACATCCGCGGTCGCATCATGGCTAACGACAGTCTGAATCAAATCCAAAAACTTCAGTGGCAAGTCTACTCGGAAGATCTTTTGGCAGAGGCCGCTAAAAATGGAAAACCTGTGATCATCGACTTCTGGGCCGAATGGTGTGCCGCTTGCCACGAACTGGAAGAGCATACGTTTTCAGACGCTCGCGTGCGCGCGATGGGACAAAATTTTGTGTTCTTAAAGTTTGATGCGACAAAAGACTCAGACAAATTGCGTGAGCTAAAAAAGAAATACAACATCCAAGGATTGCCCACGGTGATCTTTATTAATCCCAACGGTGTCTGGATTGATGCTCTGACACTGACGATGTTTGAAAAACCGGATGCGTTTTTAAAGCGCATGGAAAAAGCAGCTCAATAA
- a CDS encoding pseudouridine synthase, whose protein sequence is MSENNSAQRVRLNKLIADSGLASRRHADRMIEEGQVTVNGKRVYELGIKVDPTADRIMIDGKPLRKPLSQKYYLVFNKPKGVLTTMDDPHGRPTVADYLGEVPARVFPVGRLDWDSEGMLLLTNDGDFANKVMHPKAEVTKTYLVKLDGQPQPHQIEKLKKGVSIVGGRVSARHIEKIKKSGDNKSDKYEWYKIVITEGKNRQIRQMFAKVGFDVLKLQRVAIGRLRMGALKAGELIFLNEVAVERVFLADDPEEVKQKRTYKGRTASVKKTAKPASRIRVKKESKGK, encoded by the coding sequence ATGTCTGAAAATAACTCCGCTCAAAGAGTTCGACTTAATAAACTAATAGCTGATTCAGGATTAGCATCCCGTCGTCATGCCGACCGCATGATTGAAGAGGGACAAGTCACTGTAAACGGAAAGCGCGTTTACGAGTTGGGTATCAAAGTGGATCCTACCGCAGATCGCATCATGATTGACGGTAAGCCTCTTCGCAAACCTTTGTCGCAAAAATACTACCTTGTCTTTAACAAACCCAAAGGTGTCTTGACGACAATGGATGACCCTCATGGCCGCCCGACAGTCGCTGACTACTTGGGCGAGGTGCCTGCACGCGTATTCCCTGTGGGACGTCTCGACTGGGATTCAGAGGGCATGCTTCTTCTGACGAACGATGGTGATTTTGCAAACAAAGTCATGCATCCAAAAGCTGAAGTAACAAAAACTTATCTAGTCAAACTAGATGGTCAACCGCAACCTCACCAAATCGAAAAGCTAAAAAAAGGTGTTTCGATCGTGGGTGGTCGCGTGTCGGCTCGTCACATTGAAAAGATTAAAAAATCCGGCGACAACAAATCTGATAAATACGAGTGGTACAAAATCGTGATCACTGAAGGTAAAAACCGTCAGATTCGTCAGATGTTTGCTAAAGTCGGATTCGATGTTTTGAAACTTCAGCGTGTGGCAATTGGTCGCTTGCGTATGGGGGCTTTGAAAGCTGGCGAACTTATTTTCTTAAACGAAGTGGCTGTAGAGCGCGTCTTCTTGGCGGATGATCCGGAAGAAGTAAAACAAAAGCGCACCTACAAAGGCCGCACGGCTTCTGTTAAAAAGACGGCCAAACCCGCTTCGCGTATCCGTGTGAAAAAAGAATCTAAAGGCAAATAG
- a CDS encoding EamA family transporter, translating to MSSINPRLRGTIEISIASVGFGFLGIFGKWAFASGLSVGEFLSYRFTLAALLIWIFLLLFKPQWIKLTRRQTMIAALLGVFGYALFSTLYFEAIDGLSVTLAALLLYTYPFWVNVFSHFFTHDKISKKEALCLVGASLGLVLLLWGHIEVRNIWAIAAGLGSAISYAIYVMLSGRLQQGVRPISSSLYVITFGAITLSLFHRTDYSHVQSLTSFQASCIFGIAVICTILPLTLELAALQKLRSKEVALLMMIEPLTAAIMGAMIFHESLSLRQLSGALLITGSLVINTFSKQDSP from the coding sequence ATGTCTTCCATAAACCCACGCTTAAGAGGCACGATTGAGATCTCTATTGCCAGCGTGGGTTTTGGATTTTTAGGTATCTTCGGTAAGTGGGCTTTTGCTTCCGGTCTTTCGGTCGGCGAATTTCTTTCTTACCGATTTACTTTAGCCGCCCTTCTGATTTGGATCTTCCTTCTTTTATTTAAACCTCAGTGGATCAAACTTACTCGTCGTCAGACGATGATTGCCGCTCTTTTAGGGGTTTTCGGTTACGCTTTATTCTCGACTCTTTATTTTGAAGCCATCGATGGCTTGAGTGTCACACTCGCAGCTTTATTGCTATACACCTATCCGTTTTGGGTGAATGTGTTTTCTCACTTTTTCACTCACGATAAAATTTCAAAAAAGGAAGCGCTCTGCCTGGTAGGAGCTTCTTTGGGATTGGTGCTTTTACTTTGGGGTCATATTGAGGTTCGTAACATCTGGGCGATTGCCGCAGGATTAGGTTCGGCCATCAGTTACGCGATCTACGTGATGTTATCTGGACGATTGCAACAGGGTGTGCGACCGATTTCCTCAAGTCTTTATGTGATCACCTTTGGTGCGATCACGCTGTCATTATTTCACCGCACGGATTATTCGCACGTACAAAGTCTGACAAGCTTTCAGGCCAGCTGCATTTTTGGTATTGCGGTTATCTGCACGATCTTGCCTTTGACCTTAGAACTCGCGGCCCTTCAAAAATTGCGCAGCAAAGAAGTCGCGCTGCTGATGATGATTGAACCTCTGACCGCAGCTATTATGGGCGCGATGATCTTTCACGAAAGCCTTAGTCTTCGTCAACTTTCTGGGGCTCTTTTAATCACCGGTTCTTTAGTCATCAATACTTTTAGCAAGCAAGACTCACCTTAG